In Atribacterota bacterium, one genomic interval encodes:
- a CDS encoding CvpA family protein, translating to MLVIILFNVFLGFKRGIIAEVLTLVGLIAAIFIAIFWYADLSSFLMKQFKWNQPLSHILSFILIFIAVIMTFRLFEYLLSHITALLLLNWINNLGGALFGFIRGAIIVGLLLFIVNFIPLPLEINYQIKESIFAEFFLKGLIIVYNSLREWMPNHFQFDMESIKKII from the coding sequence ATTCTTGTTATTATCTTATTTAATGTTTTTTTAGGCTTTAAAAGAGGTATTATTGCAGAGGTGCTGACGCTGGTTGGGCTAATTGCAGCAATATTTATTGCAATATTCTGGTATGCCGATTTAAGTTCATTTTTAATGAAACAATTTAAATGGAACCAGCCTCTATCACATATTCTTAGCTTTATTCTAATATTTATAGCTGTCATTATGACTTTTCGCTTATTTGAGTATTTGCTAAGTCATATAACTGCATTACTCCTGCTTAACTGGATAAATAATCTTGGTGGAGCTTTATTCGGATTTATTAGGGGAGCTATAATTGTTGGTTTACTGTTGTTTATTGTTAATTTTATTCCCCTGCCTCTTGAAATAAATTATCAAATCAAGGAATCAATATTTGCTGAATTTTTCTTGAAAGGATTAATAATAGTGTATAATTCATTAAGGGAATGGATGCCTAATCATTTTCAATTTGACATGGAATCGATTAAAAAAATTATTTAA